The stretch of DNA GAGGCCGTGCAGGCGCAGACCGCGTACAACCGCTACCCGGACGCCACCGCCCTGGCCGTGCGGGCCGTGCTCGCGAACCGCGCCGGGCTGACGGTGGACGAGGTCCACGTCGCGCCCGGCAGCGTCGCGATCCTGCACGAGCTGGCGAAGGCGACGAGCGGCCCCGGCGACGAGATCGTCTACGCCTGGCGCTCCTTCGAGGCGTACCCGGGAGTCGTCACCGTCGCGGGTGCCACGAGCGTGCAGGTGCCGAACCGGCCCGACGGCGGGCACGACCTCGACGCCATGGCCGACGCGGTCACCGAGCGCACCCGCATGGTGATCGTCTGCTCGCCGAACAACCCCACCGGCCCGGTCGTCACCGCGGCGGAGTTCGACGCCTTCATGGCCCGGGTGCCCGCCACCGTGCTCGTGGTGCTCGACGAGGCCTACGCCGAGTTCGTCACCGAGCCCACCGCGGTCCGCGGGACGCCGCTGCTCGAGCGCTACCCGAACCTCGTCGTCCTCCGCACGTTCTCCAAGGCGTACGGACTCGCGGGCCTCCGTGTCGGCTACGCGTTCGGTCCGGCGTACGTGCTCGACGCCGTCCGTGCCTGCGCGATCCCGCTGTCGGTCACGGCGCAGGGCCAGGCGGCCGCCCTCGCGAGCCTCGAGCGCGAGACCGAGCTGCTCGAGCGCGTCGCCGAGCTCGCCGCGAGCCGCGACCGCATCGTCGCTGCGCTGCGCGGCCAGGGCTGGGACGTGCCGGACGCACAGGGCAACTTCGTCTGGCTGGCGACCGGTGCGCTGACGGCCCACGCGGCCGAGCGCTTCGAGGCCGCCGGCATCATCGTGCGGGCCTTCGGGAACGAGGGGATCCGGGTGTCGATCGGCGAGCACGAGGCTGTGGAAACGCTCCTCGAAACGGCGGGGTCGCTTGTGGAGGACCTCCAGGCGGCCCGGTAGGCCCTGGCGTTACGCTGACCGACATGTCATTCCACGCCGCGGCCCCCGCGACGGCCACCGTCCGGATCCTCGACCCCGAGGGCCGGTTCGTGGAGACCGACGAGAACGCCGAGTACGCCGCCGTCGCGCGGGCGATCCCGGACGAGACCCTGCTGGCGATGCACCGCCGCATGGTGCTCACGCGTCGGTTCGACCACGCGGGCCACAACCTCCAGCGCACCGGTCAGCTCGGCCTCTGGGTCCCGAGCCACGGACAGGAAGCAGCGCAGGTCGGCTCGGTCTTCGCCCTCCGCGCGCAGGACCACGTCTTCCCGTCGTACCGCGAGCACGCGGTGACGATGCACCGTGGCGTCGAGCCGATGGAGATCATCGCGATGTACCGCGGCCAGACGCACGGCGGCTGGGACCCGGACGAGCGCGGCAACACGCACGTCTCGACCCTCGTGATCGGCTCGCAGACGCTGCACGCGACGGGTTACGCGCTCGGTCAGCAGCTCGACGGCGACGTCGGCACCGGCGATCCCGACCGCGACGCCTGCACCATCGTCTACTTCGGCGACGGCGCGACGAGCCAGGGCGACGTGAACGAGGCGTACGTCTTCGCCGCGTCGACGAAGGCCCCCGTCGTCTTCTTCCTGCAGAACAACCACTGGGCGATCTCGGTCCCCGTCGCCACGCAGTCCCCGACGCCGCTCGTGGACCGTCCGCGCGGCTTCGGCATCCCGAGCGTCCGCGTCGACGGCAACGACGTGCTGGCGTCCTACACGGCCTCCCTCGTGGCGACCGACCACGCCCGCTCCGGTCAGGGTCCGGCGTTCGTCGAGGCCGAGACCTACCGCATCGGCGCGCACACGAGCTCCGACGACCCGACCCGCTACCGCCTCGACGACGAGCTCGCCTCGTGGGTCGAGCGCGACCCGATCGCCCGCTCGGCCGCGTACCTGCGCAGCCGCGGCGTCACCGACGAGCAGCTCGCGCGCTTCGACGAGGAGGGCGAGGACATCGCCGCCGACGTCCGTCGCCGCACCGTCGCCCTCACCCCACCGCCCGTCGGCGTGATGTTCGACAACGTGTACCGCGAGCCGCACCCGGTCACCACCGCACAGAAGGCCTGGCTCGAGCAGTACGAGGCCGGGTACGAAGGGGGCTCCCACTGATGAGCACGACCGAGCAGCTCTTCGACTACACGCTCCGCGCCCACCCCGGCGCCGGCGAGGTCCCCAGCGAGCCCGTCCAGAACCTACCGATGGCCAAGGCGCTCAACGCCGGCCTGGCCGCCGCGATGGCCGCCGACGACAAGGTCCTGCTCATGGGCGAGGACATCGGCCGGCTCGGCGGTGTCTTCCGCATCACCGAGGGCCTGCAGGAGCGCTTCGGCGCCGAGCGCGTCCGCGACACCCCGCTCGCCGAGTCCGGGATCATCGGCACCGCGATCGGCCTCGCGCTGCGCGGCTACCGCCCGGTGGTCGAGATCCAGTTCGACGGCTTCGTCTGGCCGGGCTTCGACCAGATCACCTCGCAGCTCGCGAAGATGCAGAACCGCCTGCCGGCGCACATGTCGCTGCCCGTCGTCATCCGCATCCCCTACGGCGGTCACATCGGCGCCGTCGAGCACCACCAGGAGTCCCCGGAGGCGTACTTCGCGCACACCGCGGGACTCCGCGTGGTGAGCCCGAGCACGCCGAACGACGCGTACTGGATGATCCAGGAGGCGATCGCGTCGAAGGACCCGGTCGTGTTCCTCGAGCCGAAGTCGCGCTACTGGCCGAAGGGTGAGGTCGACCTCGTCGACGGCCACGTCCCGATGCACACCACGCGCGTCGCCCGCACCGGCACCGAGGTCACCCTCGTCGGCCACGGCGCGATGGTCGCGACCCTCATGCAGGCCGCGGACATCGCCGACGCCGAGGGCACGAGCTGCGAGGTCATCGACCTCCGCTCGCTCTCGCCGATCGACTGGGAGCCGCTGCTGGCATCGGTCCGCAAGACCGGTCGCGTCGTCATCGCACAGGAGGCCTCCGGCTTCGTCAGCGTCGGCAGCGAGATCGCCGCGACCGTCGCCGAGCAGTGCTTCTACACGATGCAGGCACCGCCGATCCGGGTCTCCGGGTTCGACGTCCCCTTCCCGGTGTCGAAGCTCGAACACCTCCACCTGCCGGACGCGGACCGTGTCCTCGAGGCCGTCGACCGCGCCCTCGCCTACTGACCGAGCCGCCCGAACGTTCGAAGGAGCCGCTGTGCCCGCCGCCGAATTCCCCCTGCCCGACGTGGGCGAAGGCCTGACCGAGGCCGAGATCGTGCAGTGGCGCGTCGCGATCGGGGACGAGGTCGCCGTCGACCAGGTCCTCGTCGAGATCGAGACCGCGAAGTCGCTCGTCGAGCTGCCGTCGCCGTTCGCCGGCACCGTCACCGGTCTGCTCGTGTCGGAGGGTGACACCGTCGAGGTCGGCAAGCCGATCATCCGGGTCGACTCGGACGTGCAGGTCGCCGCGTCCACTGACCTGCCTGGAGGCTCTGCGCCGGTCGCCGACAGCGTCCCGGCCTCGCCGGACGTCGCCGCCACCCCGCCTGCCGCAGCCGCAGCGCCGGCTCCCGCCACCGCGGCCCCCGTCGCCCCGGCTCCCGTCGCGCAGACGCCGCCGGCGCCCGCGCAGCAGACCCCGCCGGCACCGGCGGCCGCTGCGGTCCCGACCCCGACCCCGGCCCCCGCCGTGACCGAGCCCACGGCCGCGGCGCGGCCCGCGGCCGCCGCACCCGCGCAGCCGGTCGCCGACCACGCGACCGTCGTCGGGTCGGACGAGTCGTCCGGCGCCGTCCTGGTCGGCTACGGCTCCGCGACCACGTCCCCGTCGCGCCGGAAGCCCGGCGCCCGCCGGGCCGCAGCGCTCGCGGCCGAGGCGAGCCGTGCCTCCAGTGCGGACGCCGTCGCCGCAGCCGAGGCCGCCGCGGACCCGGCCGAGGACAGCATCTCGGAGGCCGTCGCCGCTCAGGGCACCCGCCCGCGCAAGGTCGTCTCGACCGGCACCGTCCTGGCGAAGCCGCCGATCCGCAAGCTCGCGAAGGACCTCGACGTCGACCTGACCGAGGTCGTGCCGACCGGCCTCGCGGGTGAGGTCACCCGCGACGACGTCATCCGGCACGCCAAGCAGGCCAGCGTCTTCCGGAACATCGAGACGCCCGAGTGGGGCGACGTGCGCCGCGAGACCATCCCGGTCAAGGGCGTGCGCAAGGCCATCGCGAAGGCGATGACCACGTCGAAGTTCACGGCGCCGCACGTGTCCCTGTTCGTCGACGTCGACGCGACCCGCACGATGGAGTTCGTCAAGCGCCTGAAGTCCTCGCCGACGTTCGCCGGCGTCAAGGTCTCGCCGCTGCTCGTCTTCGCGAAGGCCGTCATCTGGGCGGTCCGGCGGAACCGGTCGGTGAACTCGACCTGGACCGACCAGGAGATCATCGTCCACCACTTCGTGAACCTCGGCATCGCCGCGGCGACCCCGCGTGGGCTCATCGTGCCGAACATCAAGGACGCGCAGGACATGTCCCTGTTCGAGCTCGCCAAGGCGCTCGAGGACCTGACCCTGACCGCGCGCGACGGCAAGACCACGCCGCAGCAGATGGCGGACGGCACCGTGACGATCACGAACATCGGCGTGTTCGGCATGGACACCGGGACGCCGATCCTCAACCCGGGCGAGGTCGCGATCATCGCGATGGGCACGATCAAGCCCAAGCCGTGGGTCGTCGACGGCGAGGTCCGCTCGCGCATGGTGACCACCATCGGTGCCTCCTTCGACCACCGGGTCGTCGACGGCGACGTGGCGTCGCGCTTCGTGCACGACATCGCCTCGGTGCTCGAGGAGCCGGCGCTCCTGCTCGACTGAGCCTCGCTCGGGCGTGTAGGTCCGGCCCGGTGCTGCGGGATGCCGCAGTCCCCGGCCGGATCGCGCGGACGTCGCATGGTGTCCACCCGCTTGTCGGCGGTCCGGGTGATGATCGGTGCATGGCCCACCAGCTCCTGACCCCACAGCAGGAGATCCGGACGGATCGCCTGGTGCTGACACCGCTCACGCCTGCCGACATCGACGACGCGCACGCGGTCTTCTCCGATGCGCGGACGTGGGGGCACCTGCCTGCCGGGCGCCACACCGACCGTGCGACGACGGTCGACCTGGTGCAGCGGAAGATCGGTGGCCGGGCCCGGTACGGACTGGGGTCGTGGACCGTCCGCACCGTCGACGGTGCCTTCGTGGGGATCGGCGGCGTCGACATGACCGCTGCGGGGGTCTGGAACCTCGGCTACCGGCTCGACCCGGCGGCGTGGGGGCAGGGCTACGCGAGCGAGATCGCCGCTGCGGCTGTCGAGCAGGCGCACCGGTCGGTGCTCGGGGCGCCCGTCACCGGTCGCGTCCTGACGAACAACCCGGCGTCGGCCGCGGTCCTGCGGAAGGCCGGGTTGTCGCTGGTCTGGCAGGGGCAGGCGTCGGTGGCGGCGCCCGAGGGGGTCCTCGGTCAGGTGTGGACCGACCGCGAGCTGACCGACGACCAGTTCGCCTGGCTCGTCCGCAACGCCTGACGCGCGCCCGCAACCCCGTCGTGCCCGTCATCCCGCCGCGGACAACGCGTCCGCCAACGGCCCGACGTCCTGCCGGAACGACCACTGCACGGTGTTCCAGTCGTGCCCGCTCCCCGGCGCGGACCCGATCGACACCGTGGCCCCGGCCTTCCGCGCAGCAGCACCGAGCTTCCGGGCGTTCTCGCTGAACTCGCGGTCGGCCGACCCCGCCGTCAGCCAGAGCGCGTGCCCGCCGAGCCCGTTCGCCCGCATCTGCGCGATCGGCGCCGCAGCCCGCCACCGGGCGACCGAGCCGCCGAACGCCTGGTCGGCACTGTGCTGCGGTGACTGGTCGATCGGCTGCAGCTCGCTCGACACCGCCAGCGCCGCGCCGAACTCGTCCGGGTGACCGGTGACGAACTGCATCGCGCAGGTCGCGCCCTGCGAGAACCCGGCCAGCCCCCAGGCCTTCCGGTCGTTCGTCGCCGGCAGGTTCGCGGTGATCCACGCCGGGACGTCCTGCGTGACGTAGGTCGCGACGTTCCCGAGCCGCGAGTCGACGCACATCGTGTTCCGGCCCGGCGAGGAGAGCTGGTCGACGCTCACCACGATGGGTGCGCGGCCGTCGTGGGCGCGGGCGTAGGCGTCGAGCGGCTCGGCGAGGCGTCCGGCGGTGAAGAGGTCGCCCGGAGCGCCGGGCTGCCCGGAGAAGGCGAGGATGACCGGCAGCGGTCGGGGGTCGCGCACCAGCGCCGCGGGCGGGAGCCACACGACGGCCGGACGGGCGTCGAAGTGCGAGCGGGTGCCGGGGATGTCGACGGTGCGGACGATGCCGGCGTCGGGCATCGTGTCCAGGGGAGCGGCGTGCGGGTCGTACGCGGGCCACGGGTCGCTCTGCACGACGGTGCCGAGGGTCGGGTACTTCGCGAACTCCACGTTGATCCCGAGGGCGGGGACGAGGACCGCCGCCGGCACCAGGACGATCGCCAGCGTCCGACGCCAGCGCCCGCCCTGCACGATCGCGGTGACGGCGAGCGCGAGTGCAGCCCCAGCGAACGCGACCCACATCTGCGTGACCGGGCTCAACGCGACGCCGAACAGGTCGACGACGTGCGTCAGGAACCAGCACACGGCCAGCAGGACGAGCGCGGCAGCGGCGGCGACGACGGCTCGGAGCCGCACGCGACGCCAGGCCGCGGGGGAGCGCCAGGACCGGACCGCCGGCAGCAGCACGACGAGTGCGAGCACGACGAACGCCGTGTCGGCGGGGACGAGCTTCGTCGGCGCCTGGAGCTGTGTGGCGAGCAGCCACTCGGTCGGACTCACGAGCGGGCGTCGGCCCCGGCCCGCGCCGCACCGGCCCCGGAGCGCTCCGCTGCCGCCGACACGTGCGCCTGCCGGAGTGCCCACAGGTGCTTCGGCCGGAGCCCGGGCACGTACGCCCCGGCGAGGGCCCGGCCCACGCGTGGCACCTGCAGGGCCGACGGCACGACGAGCCAGAGCGGCTCGTGACGGGCACCGAACTTCTCCTTGAACCGCTGCAGCGACCGGAAGCCGTACACCGGCTCGAGCACGCGGGCGAGCAGCCGCGACCCGTGCGTGACGAGCGGACCGGCACCGGCGTGCACGGCGAGCGGCGTCCCGGACAGGCTGATCGTGCGGAGGCCGGCCTCGCGGGCGCGCAGGGCGGTCCGGGCGATCAGGAACTCCATCACGCCGGGCATCCCGTCGTCAGCTCGTCGCATCACGTCCAGGGTGTAGCCGATCAGGGCGCCGTGCTCGTGCACGGGCAGCCAGCTCGTCACCGCGTCGACGCGACCCTCCGCCGTGACCGCGAGCATCAGCCGCACCTCGGGGTCGTCGAGCTCGCGCAGTCCGCCGAGCGTGAAGCCCATCTCGGGCAGGCGTCGGTCCGCGGCCCAGCGGGAGCACACGGCCTCGACCTGGGCACGTCGGTCGGGGTCGAGCGCGTCGAGGGTGGTCCACTCGTCGCGGACGCCCTCGCGGTCGGCGCGGTTCGACGCCGTCCGCAGGTCCTGCCGCTTCTTCCCGCGCAGGTCGAACGTGTCGAGGTCGAGCACGCACTCCACCCCGACCGGCAGTGCGGTCCAGCCCTCGGCCACCAGCAGCTCGCGGACCGGCTCGTGCACGCTCGTGAACGCCGGCACCCAGCCGTTCCGCTCGCAGGACGCGGCGAAGGCGGCGAGCACCGCGGCACGGTCCTCGGCGGCGCAGGCGGGGTCGGAGACCGTGAGCGCCACGTTCCCGCGCACCCGGTACGCGACGGCGCCACGGCCGTCGGGGTCGGTCCAGGTGGCGTTGCCCTGCCACGTGCCCATGTGGCCGAGCGAGCCCGCGTCGCCGCGACGCAGCATCCCGCGGTACTCCTCGCTGCAGCCGGTGGCGGCACGGAAGCGTGCGCGCACGAGCCGTCCACGCAGCAGCACGACGGCGAGCAGCACGGCGGCGGGCACCAGCCACGCACCGAGGAGCGTCACCTGCCACTCGACGGCGTCGAGTCCGAGCCCGTGCCACTGCACGTCCCCGTCGGACAGCGGCTCGAGCAGGAAGACGTCCGACAGCACCGCCGTCAGGGTCACCAGGACGGCTGCGGCGAGCACGACACCGGCGCGTCGGCCGCGCCGCACGAGCCACGCGGACCCGAGCAGCAAGACGCCGACGGCGACGGTCGCGTGGTCGCTCATCGCGTCGGCGAACGGCGAGAGCACCCCGTCCGGGTCCGGCACGACGAGCGTCACGAGGGTCCCGGCGCCGAGCGCCGTGAGCGCGCCGACGACCAGGGTGCGCGGGTTCCGCAGGGCGGGGTGCGCCGTCCGCGGGGTCGCGGTGGACGGACGGGAGGCCCGGCGCACCACGACCGCACCGGCCGCGGTCCCGAACAGGGTCGCCAGGGAACGTGCCAGGTCCGATCCGTGGCCGGCGAACAGCACGAGGGTGAGCACGACGGTCCAGAGCACGGCGCGGACGCGGTGCCGGCGCTGCTCGGGCATCGTCGCCGACGCCGCGGCGAGCAGGGCGACGGCCACGACGGACGGGGCGAACAGCGGTTCGCCCGCCGCCGCCTCGGCGTGCGCCTCGCCCGCCGCCTGCCCGACGGCGACGGCGAGCAGGGTCACGAGCACCGCGAGCGCCGGGGCGGCGACGCCGACGACGACGGTCCGGACCGAGCCGAGCGCGCGCTCCGCGAGGACGACCGCGAGCACCACGGCGCCGAGCGCGAGCAGCGCGACAGGAGGGTGGTGCGGGAAGTCGGGTTCCGCGTGGGCGATCCGGGCGGAGACGACGAGCACGACCGCCGCGACGGCGATGGCCACGGAGACCGGTGCGCGTCGGAGGAGTGCGAGGAGGGATGCGGGTGCCACGGTGTCATCCCACCGCAGTCGGGCGTGCCGCCGCATCGGACCGCGGGGTGGATCTCGGTGGCCGATCGGCCATCCGGTGTCCTCCGGTCGTCAACTCGGGGCCGAGGCCGGAGCGGGGACGTGCTCGACGGGCAGCCGGAGGTGCAGGGCGAAGCCGTCGCCGGGCTGCGGACCGGAGTCCAGGCGCCCGCCGAGGAGCGATGCCCGTTCCCCGAGTCCGATGAGCCCGAGGCCGGACCCGGGGAGTTCGAGGCGGTCGGCGCGCGCCGGACCGTTCACGAGGTCGACGAGCACCTGGTCGCCGTGCAGCCGACCGCTGATCCGGACCACGGCGCCGGGAGCGTGCTTCCTCACGTTCGTCAGTCCCTCCTGCACGAAGCGGTACACCGCGCGTTGCACGGGCAGCGACAGGGCGTCGGGCAGGTCCACGGCGACCTCGGTCTCGAGCCCGCTCGCCGCGACGAGCCGGGGCAGGTCGGCGAGCACGGGCTGCGGCGCGATCTCGCGGTCGGTGCCGCCGGAGGCCCGGAGCACCTGGACCATCTCGCGCAGCTCCTGCAACGTCACCACGCACAGCTGCCGGATCGTGCGCGCGAACGCCCGCTCCTGCTCGTCGCGCCCGGCCATCTGCACGCCGCCGGCCTGCACGGCGATGAGGGTGACCTGGTGCGAGACGACGTCGTGCATCTCGCGTGCGAGCAGGGCGCGTTCGCGCGAGAGGGCGACCTCGGCGGCCCGGCGACGTTCCTCGGCGCGCGAGGCCCCGAGTTCGGCGATCCGGTCGACCAGGACGGCCCGGGTCCGCACGAGCAGCCCGATCGCGAGCGGGCCGAGCGCGAAGATGAGGGCGTAGACGACGGACACGACGATCTCGTCGAGCTGCTGGGGCGGACCGACGACGAAGCCGCTGAACCCGACGAACTGCACGACCGCGGCGACGAGCATCAGCCACCGCCGGTCGGTGCGCTCGCCGAGCGTGAAGAGGGCGATGCTCGCCGCGACGACGCCGGAGCCGATGAACAGGCCTGGCATGGTGAGCGCGAAGGTCAGGACGGGCAGGCGTCGACGCAGGACGAGCGCACCGGCCGCGACGAGCGACAGGGTGATCTCGGTCGTCGTGGCGCCCGCGATGTCGAGCACGGCGTCGATGACCGCGGCGGCGAGGAAGAGCGCGTCGACCAGCCACCAGGGGGCGGGGTGGGCCCGCGCACGACGGAGGCCGGCGTCGACCAGCGCGTCGAGCCTCCCGTCCGTCCGCTCCAGCAGGCGACGGAGGCGACGCAGGCGACGGAGCCGACCGGCAGCGGTCGGCTCAGCCATCGAGCAGCCCGGCCTCGGCCGCGCGCAGCGCGAGCTGGACCCGCGTGGTGACGCCGAACGCGGCGAGGAGGGCGCGGACGTCCTCCTTGACGGTGCCGGTGCTGACGCCGATGCGCTGGCCGATCTCGGGGTTGCTGGCACCCTCGGCGACGAGCCGCACCACGGTGTGCTCCCGCTCGGACAGCTCCGGTGCCGGCGTCGTCGACCGGTGGGCGAAGAGCCGGGTCCGGTCCACGCCCGGCGCCAGGACGATGCCGCCGCGGGCGAGCGCCCGGACGTACTCGGCGAGCGACTCCGGATCGGTGTCCTTGAGCAGGAAGCCCGCGGCCCCGGACTCCATCGCCCGGGCGACCACCTGGGTGTCGGTGTCGAACGTCGTCAGCATCGCGACGGCCGGGGGCTCGGGCAGCTGCCGGAGCGCGGCGAGCACCTCGAGCCCGTTCACCCGTGGCATGCGGACGTCGAGCAGGACCACGTCGGGGGCGTGCCGGCGCACGGTCTCGACCGCGTCGACGTCACCGCTCGTGGCGACGACGTCGATGTCCGCCGCCGCGCCGAGGATGAGTTCGAACCCGTACCGGACGAGCGTCTCGTCGTCCACGATCACCACCGAGGTCACGCGCGTCATCTTGTCACGGCGTTGGCTTCTCGCATCCTGATCACTACTGTGAGGACGACTGGTCATGTCCGCGCAGGACCAGCTGGGCGACGACCGCCCCCGAGTCGACGAGCACCGGAGCACGAGGACCGCATGACGAGCCGCATCACCGAGGGGGCCGAGCCGAAGCACCAGCAGCTCCGGCGCATCCTGCTCGACCTCGCGACCACCCGGCTCGCACCCGGCGCGGCGATCCCCTCGGAGCGGCAGCTCATCGCCGAGTACGGGGTGTCCCGCATCACGGTGCGCGAAGCACTCGGGCAGCTCGTCAACGAGGGCTACCTCGAGCGCGTGCGCGGCAAGGGCACCTTCGTGGCGCACCGACCCGTGCAGTCCACCCTGCACCTGGCGTCCTTCACCGAGGAGATGCGGGCGCTCGGGCACGTCCCGACGACCGTGGTCCTCGTGCGCGAGGAGCGGGTCCCGCCGGCCGACACCGTGGCGGCACTGCGGCTCGACGCCGCGGACACCGCCTACCACCTCAGGCGTCTGCGCATGGCGGACGGGGCCCCGGTGTCCGTCGACGACGCGTGGCTGTCGGCGACGGCGTTCCCGGGGCTCCTCGACCAGGACCTGTCCGGGTCGGTGTACTCGCTGGCGGCGGACACGTACGGCACACCGATCGACCGGGCGCAGCAGACGGTGGCGGCGAAGCCCGCGGCCGACGACGTCGCGACGCTGCTCGGGACGAGGACCGGGGCGCCGCTGCTCGAGTTCGACCGGGTGTCCTACGCGGCGGACCGGCCGGTCGAGCACGCCCGCTCCTGGTACCGCTCGGACCGCTACCGGGTGCAGATGGAGGTCACCGCCCGCC from Curtobacterium sp. SGAir0471 encodes:
- a CDS encoding sensor histidine kinase; the protein is MAEPTAAGRLRRLRRLRRLLERTDGRLDALVDAGLRRARAHPAPWWLVDALFLAAAVIDAVLDIAGATTTEITLSLVAAGALVLRRRLPVLTFALTMPGLFIGSGVVAASIALFTLGERTDRRWLMLVAAVVQFVGFSGFVVGPPQQLDEIVVSVVYALIFALGPLAIGLLVRTRAVLVDRIAELGASRAEERRRAAEVALSRERALLAREMHDVVSHQVTLIAVQAGGVQMAGRDEQERAFARTIRQLCVVTLQELREMVQVLRASGGTDREIAPQPVLADLPRLVAASGLETEVAVDLPDALSLPVQRAVYRFVQEGLTNVRKHAPGAVVRISGRLHGDQVLVDLVNGPARADRLELPGSGLGLIGLGERASLLGGRLDSGPQPGDGFALHLRLPVEHVPAPASAPS
- a CDS encoding response regulator, with amino-acid sequence MTSVVIVDDETLVRYGFELILGAAADIDVVATSGDVDAVETVRRHAPDVVLLDVRMPRVNGLEVLAALRQLPEPPAVAMLTTFDTDTQVVARAMESGAAGFLLKDTDPESLAEYVRALARGGIVLAPGVDRTRLFAHRSTTPAPELSEREHTVVRLVAEGASNPEIGQRIGVSTGTVKEDVRALLAAFGVTTRVQLALRAAEAGLLDG
- a CDS encoding alpha-ketoacid dehydrogenase subunit beta; its protein translation is MAKALNAGLAAAMAADDKVLLMGEDIGRLGGVFRITEGLQERFGAERVRDTPLAESGIIGTAIGLALRGYRPVVEIQFDGFVWPGFDQITSQLAKMQNRLPAHMSLPVVIRIPYGGHIGAVEHHQESPEAYFAHTAGLRVVSPSTPNDAYWMIQEAIASKDPVVFLEPKSRYWPKGEVDLVDGHVPMHTTRVARTGTEVTLVGHGAMVATLMQAADIADAEGTSCEVIDLRSLSPIDWEPLLASVRKTGRVVIAQEASGFVSVGSEIAATVAEQCFYTMQAPPIRVSGFDVPFPVSKLEHLHLPDADRVLEAVDRALAY
- a CDS encoding alpha/beta hydrolase — translated: MSPTEWLLATQLQAPTKLVPADTAFVVLALVVLLPAVRSWRSPAAWRRVRLRAVVAAAAALVLLAVCWFLTHVVDLFGVALSPVTQMWVAFAGAALALAVTAIVQGGRWRRTLAIVLVPAAVLVPALGINVEFAKYPTLGTVVQSDPWPAYDPHAAPLDTMPDAGIVRTVDIPGTRSHFDARPAVVWLPPAALVRDPRPLPVILAFSGQPGAPGDLFTAGRLAEPLDAYARAHDGRAPIVVSVDQLSSPGRNTMCVDSRLGNVATYVTQDVPAWITANLPATNDRKAWGLAGFSQGATCAMQFVTGHPDEFGAALAVSSELQPIDQSPQHSADQAFGGSVARWRAAAPIAQMRANGLGGHALWLTAGSADREFSENARKLGAAARKAGATVSIGSAPGSGHDWNTVQWSFRQDVGPLADALSAAG
- a CDS encoding histidinol-phosphate transaminase, with protein sequence MTDERVHIRPEVAVLPAYKQGRQAAPDAFKLSSNENPFPPLPGVVEAVQAQTAYNRYPDATALAVRAVLANRAGLTVDEVHVAPGSVAILHELAKATSGPGDEIVYAWRSFEAYPGVVTVAGATSVQVPNRPDGGHDLDAMADAVTERTRMVIVCSPNNPTGPVVTAAEFDAFMARVPATVLVVLDEAYAEFVTEPTAVRGTPLLERYPNLVVLRTFSKAYGLAGLRVGYAFGPAYVLDAVRACAIPLSVTAQGQAAALASLERETELLERVAELAASRDRIVAALRGQGWDVPDAQGNFVWLATGALTAHAAERFEAAGIIVRAFGNEGIRVSIGEHEAVETLLETAGSLVEDLQAAR
- a CDS encoding GNAT family N-acetyltransferase, with the translated sequence MAHQLLTPQQEIRTDRLVLTPLTPADIDDAHAVFSDARTWGHLPAGRHTDRATTVDLVQRKIGGRARYGLGSWTVRTVDGAFVGIGGVDMTAAGVWNLGYRLDPAAWGQGYASEIAAAAVEQAHRSVLGAPVTGRVLTNNPASAAVLRKAGLSLVWQGQASVAAPEGVLGQVWTDRELTDDQFAWLVRNA
- a CDS encoding dihydrolipoamide acetyltransferase family protein, yielding MPAAEFPLPDVGEGLTEAEIVQWRVAIGDEVAVDQVLVEIETAKSLVELPSPFAGTVTGLLVSEGDTVEVGKPIIRVDSDVQVAASTDLPGGSAPVADSVPASPDVAATPPAAAAAPAPATAAPVAPAPVAQTPPAPAQQTPPAPAAAAVPTPTPAPAVTEPTAAARPAAAAPAQPVADHATVVGSDESSGAVLVGYGSATTSPSRRKPGARRAAALAAEASRASSADAVAAAEAAADPAEDSISEAVAAQGTRPRKVVSTGTVLAKPPIRKLAKDLDVDLTEVVPTGLAGEVTRDDVIRHAKQASVFRNIETPEWGDVRRETIPVKGVRKAIAKAMTTSKFTAPHVSLFVDVDATRTMEFVKRLKSSPTFAGVKVSPLLVFAKAVIWAVRRNRSVNSTWTDQEIIVHHFVNLGIAAATPRGLIVPNIKDAQDMSLFELAKALEDLTLTARDGKTTPQQMADGTVTITNIGVFGMDTGTPILNPGEVAIIAMGTIKPKPWVVDGEVRSRMVTTIGASFDHRVVDGDVASRFVHDIASVLEEPALLLD
- a CDS encoding bifunctional lysylphosphatidylglycerol flippase/synthetase MprF; translated protein: MAPASLLALLRRAPVSVAIAVAAVVLVVSARIAHAEPDFPHHPPVALLALGAVVLAVVLAERALGSVRTVVVGVAAPALAVLVTLLAVAVGQAAGEAHAEAAAGEPLFAPSVVAVALLAAASATMPEQRRHRVRAVLWTVVLTLVLFAGHGSDLARSLATLFGTAAGAVVVRRASRPSTATPRTAHPALRNPRTLVVGALTALGAGTLVTLVVPDPDGVLSPFADAMSDHATVAVGVLLLGSAWLVRRGRRAGVVLAAAVLVTLTAVLSDVFLLEPLSDGDVQWHGLGLDAVEWQVTLLGAWLVPAAVLLAVVLLRGRLVRARFRAATGCSEEYRGMLRRGDAGSLGHMGTWQGNATWTDPDGRGAVAYRVRGNVALTVSDPACAAEDRAAVLAAFAASCERNGWVPAFTSVHEPVRELLVAEGWTALPVGVECVLDLDTFDLRGKKRQDLRTASNRADREGVRDEWTTLDALDPDRRAQVEAVCSRWAADRRLPEMGFTLGGLRELDDPEVRLMLAVTAEGRVDAVTSWLPVHEHGALIGYTLDVMRRADDGMPGVMEFLIARTALRAREAGLRTISLSGTPLAVHAGAGPLVTHGSRLLARVLEPVYGFRSLQRFKEKFGARHEPLWLVVPSALQVPRVGRALAGAYVPGLRPKHLWALRQAHVSAAAERSGAGAARAGADARS
- a CDS encoding thiamine pyrophosphate-dependent enzyme, which produces MSFHAAAPATATVRILDPEGRFVETDENAEYAAVARAIPDETLLAMHRRMVLTRRFDHAGHNLQRTGQLGLWVPSHGQEAAQVGSVFALRAQDHVFPSYREHAVTMHRGVEPMEIIAMYRGQTHGGWDPDERGNTHVSTLVIGSQTLHATGYALGQQLDGDVGTGDPDRDACTIVYFGDGATSQGDVNEAYVFAASTKAPVVFFLQNNHWAISVPVATQSPTPLVDRPRGFGIPSVRVDGNDVLASYTASLVATDHARSGQGPAFVEAETYRIGAHTSSDDPTRYRLDDELASWVERDPIARSAAYLRSRGVTDEQLARFDEEGEDIAADVRRRTVALTPPPVGVMFDNVYREPHPVTTAQKAWLEQYEAGYEGGSH